ATGCGATTTCAGCCCGGGGAGGGACTCTACCAGCAGTGAATGCCGGGGCCTATCGGATTAGTGAGCAGATGGTGGACTATCTGACGCACAAGACCAGAAATCCCCATGCTTCCAGTCTGGCTGCTATCATCGCCTATGAATTAAAGGCAGAGCATGAGCAAAAGGATGTACCGATTATGATCTATGATTCAGTGGCGGTTGACCAGTTTGAGCCCGTGGCCCGGCTATCAGGCTTAAAGGGGGCTGACCGAGTCAGTGGCAGCCATGCCTTAAATACCCGTGCGGTAGCCATGAAGGTTTGCCAGGACCTGGGAACTCGCTATGAGGCAAGTAATTTGATTGTTTGCCATATGGGGGGAGGTATTTCAACTAGTGCCCACCAAAAAGGTCGGATGATTGATAACATTTCTGATGATGAAGGCCCTATGGGGATGGACCGGACCGGTGAACTTCCTTTATTAGCACTCTTTAAAGTGATAGAGGGCTATTCTTATGAAGAAATGGTCCGATTAAATAAACAAGAGGGCGGTATTAAATCGTATACAGGTCATACAGATATGCGGCAAGTACAAGCCGAGGCTGACCACGGTAATGCTTATTACCAACTAGTGATCGATGCCTTTGTCTATCAAATTGCTAAAGCTATTGGCTCATTAGCTACTGTCCTTAAAGGAAAGGTAGATCGGATTATTCTTACCGGGGGAGTCGCTCATTCCCAAAAAATAACGGAGGCAATCAGTGACCGAGTAGCCTTTATCGCCCCGGTTATTGTGGAAGCTGGCGAACATGAAATGATCGCCCTATCGAAAGGGGCAGAACGAGTGCTCTTGGGTCAAGAAGATATGCAAGAGTTCACAGGATAATTTAAATAAACTAATGAATGGTTTAAAGAGGCTGGGGGAAACCCCCGGCCTTATTTTATTTCTTAGTGAGGCTAAGAATGCTTAGGTGACAAGGAGAGATTATAGCGCCTGTAAGCTAGCCTATCTTCCTTACTAAATATGTAGAACTCTTAAAAGTAGGCAAAGAAAAAGCTCCCTACCCTGTGGTAGAAAGCTCTTTATCTAGGTGTATCTATTTTATGAAGGCTAGTTTATATAATAATCTTTTTATTGGCGTCCTTTTTCAAGAATTTCCTTCCAATAATCGTTATAGTAGTCGGTTTTTTCTTTATTAACGAAGGCTGCAATACCATATTCGGCTTGTTCAGATTGGAAAAGTTTCAAGATGGCATCAATTTCAATTTGAATCCCTTCATCAATGCTTTTACCGCTTTGTTCATCGATAACCCGGTTGGCAGTGAAAATGGATGAAGGAGAGCGTTCGTGGATCTTTTCAACGAATTTAGAGTTATCGATACCTTCTACCGGTTCCCCGTAAATGGTCTTCATAATATTTTCATCACTGAAGGCCACTAATTGGTCATGGTAGTCTTCAGGAATTTCACGTTCCCGGTATTTGTCAGGCATATTATTAATTAATTCTTTAGCTGCCACATAAATTTCTTCTTCTGTATTTGCTCGGGCATGGGATAAGCCTAATTTTTCGGTGTCATCAGGTCCGAAGATGGTCCCAGTCATAGCGAAGAATTTAGCCATTTCCTTGCCTAATTGGTGGTTTAATCGCAGCATGCCACCGTAGCCTGGGATAATTCCTAAAGTAGATTCAGGAAGGCCAAATTTGGCTTTGTCAGTGACAATCATGGCCCGACTGGCTAAGGCCAGTTCACAACCGCCGCCCAGGGCCCAGCCGTCAACTACTGCGATTAATGGTTTCTTACATTGTTCCATTTTGCCACGGATTACTTTGTGGCCTTTCATATTTTCTTCAAAGGCGGCCCAGTTCTTCGCACGAATATTGTCTAAGAACCAAGCGATGTCTCCCCCAGCAATAAAGGCCTTATCACCGGCACCTCTTAGAAGCATGCCTTCTACTTCATCATTTTCTTCACCACTTGTGATGGCGTCCCCAATCATATTCACCACTTGGGTATCAATCGCGTTGAGGACTTCGGGACGATTGACCAAAATTGTCATAATACCATCTTTAATCGAAGTTACTACATAGTCAGACATAATCATTTCCCTTTCTATTTTATACGCTTTGAACTAAATAACGCCTTTTTCTTTTAGTGACTGGATGTCTTCTTCACTGTAACCCAGGTCGGTTAATATTTCCTGATTGTGTTCTCCTAAGCGGGGCGCATGGTTAAATGGTATTTTTTTATCATCTGAGAATTGGACTGGCGAAGCAGGCATGGCCACACGTTTGCCATCCTTACCAAATTCCATATTTTCCAGGTAATTATTAGCCCAGGCTTGTTTATCATTTGGAATTTCATCAAAAGTTTGTGCCCGTTCAAAGGTAAAGTCTTCAGCCAGCATTTTATTAATCAGATCTTGACTTTCCATATTACCAATAGCTGCTTCTACTTGTTTGACAAATTCTGATTGCTTAGGATTCTTTTGGAAGGCATCCAAGGTATTGACGCTTTCATCATCGATATATTCCTCTAAACCGATAATCTTCATGAAGCGAGGGAATTCACTTTCATAGCGCACGAGGCAGAGCATGATCCATTCGCCGTCTTTGGTTTGATAGGATTGTAGGAAGGGGTTATTGGGATGCATACGGTCTTTAGGATAGTGGTCCTCGTATTGGGAAGAAACAATCATCATCTTATTACAGAAAATGGCAGAACCTAAAAGTGATACACGGACTTCTTCCCCTTGACCGGTTTGTCTTTGCTTGAGTAGAGCGGCTAAAATCCCACTTAAGAGGGAAAGACCAGCCACACTATCTCCAACCCCTGAAGGAGCAGAAATTGGGGGATGGTTAACTGGTGCTAAGCTGGCCATAAAGCCACCGCGGGCCCAATAACCCACGACATCATAACCTGGACGATGGGCTTCTTCGCCTTTAGTCCCGTAACCTGAAAAATGACCCCAAATTAAATGAGGAAATTTGGCCTTTAGGGTTTCATAGCCTAAGCCTAATTTTTCTAAGGAATGAATGCGAATATTGGAAATAAAAACATCGGCTTCTTCAAGTAATTGCATCATGATTTGATAACCTTCTTCGCTTTTTAGGTTTAGGGTAATCCCTTTTTTATTGAGGTTATCGGTTTCAAAAATAGGGTTTTCATCCTCAGTAGCGGTAACGTTCATGGTGGCACCGGTCCCTCTTAATTGGTCTCCAGAGGGGGCTTCCACCTTGAGAACATCTGCTCCCCAGTCAGCCATTACGCGGGCTGTAGTTGGAGCGGCTACCATGGTAGAAAAATCAATAACTTTTACGCCATCAAGTAATTGAATGTTCATTATATAGTATCCTTTCTCTTCCGTTTTGCCCATGAGTGGAAGTGAAAAGACTTGTTTTGCTTTCAACTCCTATTATAGTGAAGAAAATCACGAAATTGTATTTCAAAAAAGGCAAAGGCCCCTTACAGGAAATGCAAGAGGCCAGATAAATCAGTAAAAGATAAAAATTATTTGTATTCCTCAGTGATAAATTGACGCACATATTGGGTGAAGACGTCCACACTATATGAAGGGAGGTTTTCTTTCTTTTTTATCATATAGATAGGACGTTTAATAGGTAGGTCGACAATGGGTAGGATTTTAACACCAACGGTTCCGGCAATGGTATTTTCAGAGACCAGGGCAACCCCAATATCATTTCTTACCATAGCCATTAGGGTATTGTCGTCGACCACCCGGTGGATAGTATGAATGGGATAGGTCTTCTTCGAAATAGAGGCCAATTGCAAGTTAGTGATCAATTTTTTGAAATTTTCGTTATCACTGGTACGAATAAAGGTGAGGTCGACCGTTTCTTGTAGGGTGACTTGGTCTTTCTTGGCTAAGGGATGAGCATCGGGCACAGCTAAGGCTAGGCGTTCTTCAAAGAGGAGTTCCGTTTCAATTTGCGTATTGTAGTTATCAAAGCCAAAGTCACTGGCAAAAACGACATCTAATTTTTCATCCAGCAAGTCTTTAATCATTTGACTAGTAGGGAGTTGTTCAAAGTTAATCTTAAGGTTGCTGTCTGCTCTTTGGCAGTAGGCTAATAGGGAGGGAATCATGTTATTAGCAATGGAAAAGAGACTGTCACAAGAAATATGAATGGTGTCGTGGCGGATATCCGCCATGGATTGGAGGTCAAAAATTCCTTCTTCAATGGTACGAATGCTTTGGTAAGCATAGCGATAAAAAACCGTCCCATAGTCAGTTAAACGGACCCGGCCTTTATTGTTAATAAATAAGGGTACACCGGTCGTTTCTTCTAGACCTTGGATAGCTCGACTGAGCGTCGAGGTGGTGATAAAGAGTTTTTCAGCGGCTAAACTATAATTTTGATGTCTAGCAGCAACGATAAAATAGTAGAGGTGCTGGAGGTTGATGGATGACATTTTCATGATTCTATACTCCTTTGAATAGGTCTTGTATTTATTGCAAGGCTGTTTTGCATTTTATCAACTGGTGAAAGAGTGAGCAATACAGTAGGATGAAGGTGTAGCAAAAGTTAAAGCGCTTTCTTATATTTTACGAAAAAAGATCAATAAGACAAGCTGCCTCCAACTTTTCTATTTATAGACCATTGCCCATATGGTTAGGATTCTGTTAAGACTTGTTATTGCTTTCATTTTATCAAAAAAATATTATGCAAAGGAGATCCTTACTATGTCAAATCCATTATTAGAAGTTATCGGAACCAAATACCCTATTCTACAAGGTGCTATGGGGGGCGTGGCTTATCACCAATTGGTAGCCGCTGTTTCAGAAGCAGGTGGTTTAGGGATAATTGCTTCAGCGGGTATGGATAAAGAAACCCTCCATGAAGAAATTAGAAAAACTCGAGAACTAACTGATAAACCATTTGGGGTTAACTTGATGTTAATGTCACCAAATATTGCTGATATGATCGAAGTTATTGCCGAAGAAAAAGTTCCGGTCGTAACAACGGGTGCTGGAAATCCTAAGCCAGTGATCGAACCCTTGCACCAAGCAGGCTGTAAGGTAATTCCAGTTGTAGCGACAGCTAGACAAGCCGCAAAAATGGAAGCAGCCGGTGTCGATGCCGTGGTCTGTGAAGGAAACGAAGCCGGTGGACATATCGGGACAGTGGCAACCATGACCCTAACCCGCGCTGTTTCTAAGGCAGTTAAGATCCCTGTGGTGACTGCTGGGGGAGTTGCTGATGGTCATGGCCTGGCTGCTGCCTTCGCTTTAGGGGCATCTGGGGCGCAATTAGGTACAGTTTTAGTGGCTAGTGAAGAAGCACCAATCGCTGATAGTTATAAGGAAGCAACTGTTTCTGCTCAAGAAAATTCAACCTTTGAAATGGCCCGTGAAATTGGTTCTCCAATTCGTTTACTACAAACCAAAGGCTCTGACCACCTGCAAGAAATTATCGATAATGGCGGTGGCCGTGAAGATTTTGAACCTGTTAGTCTAGAACTATTAGTTAAAGGGGCTAAGGGAGATACTGAAAATGGTACAGTGACCATTGGCCAAATTGCTGGTGTCGTTGAAGAAGTTCGTCCAGTAAAAGAAATTCTTGACAGCATGGTTGAAGAAGCTGACCAAGTAATTTCATCACTAAGTATTCTTTAATAACTTAAGAAGTGATAAAAGCTGGAGTATCCCCATCACTCCAGCTTTTGTTATCTATTAGATGATAGAAAGAGGAGATGGTATGAAAGGTAAATATCTTATTCTAACAATTATAATGGCCTTTACAGTAGCTGGGGCTGTCGGTTTAAATATCAATTCGGTTGGTGTCTTCTTAGGGCCGGTTTCCAAAGATTTAAATGTTCTGACTGGGACCTTTGCAATCCACGCGACCCTGATTAGTTTTGGAACGGCCTTTGCGGCTTTTGCGGTTCCGGGCGTTTTAAAAAGGTTTTCCTTTAAGAAAGTCTTGATCGTAGCTTCATTAGTGACGGCCTTGTCCACCATGGCTATGGGGTTTTCGAATTCCATGTGGCAATTCTATATTCTAGCCTTTACCCGTGGCGTTTTTGCTGCCTTTTACGGGATTGTTCCCTTACAATTATTGATTAATAATTGGTATAAGGCTAAGCATGGGACGGTTTCAAGTGTGGTTTTTGCATTTTCAGGCGTAGCTGGTGCGATTTTTGCCCCGATGTTAACCCAACTGATCCAAAGTATTGGCTGGCGACAAACCTATCTGGTTCAAGCACTTTTATTTGTTCTCTTAGCCTTACCAGCTATTATCTATCCTTTTGCCTTTGATCCCCGTGATGAAAATAAACTACCTTATGGCTATCAAGAAGAGGCAGCTGATGCGGATGAAACAGGAGACGATAGTGGGGAAGAAGCCTTCTCCTATACCCAACCGACCTTTGTCTTGTTGATTGTAGCTAGTTTATTGATCACAGCTTTAACCGGTTTAGCCCAACACTTCCCTGCTATTGGCGAAGAGTACGGTTACTTACCAACTATGGCGGCATTAATGGTATCTGCAGGAATGTTAGGGAATATTATTTTTAAAATCATTATTGGTTTTATTTCTGATGCCAAGGGTGCGATGGTGTCGGTCTACACTATGCTAGCAACCATGGTTCTCGGCCTTATTGTCATTATGACCTTTAGAGTGGCAGAAATCTCATTATTGGGAAGTTTCCTCTATGGGGCAGTCTATTCTATTTCAGCGGTTGGCTTGGCCTTGGTGACCAAGCATATTTTCTCATTAAAGTTATTTGATAAGGTCTATCCTTCAGTGAACTTTATTGCTAATGCCGGAGCGGCCGTGGCTGTTTCTATGTATGGTTACCTCTATGATTTCAGCGGCTCTTACCGCTTAGCGATTATCTTATCAATCATTTTAGCTGTTGTTTCCATTCTTTGTCTCTTTCTTGCTGATCGCTTGAAGTCTGGCCAAAACAAGGCATAAAGGAAAAGTTAATGCTAGTTCTTGACAGCTAGAGTAAAGAGCAAGTCTTTATTAGAAATAAAAATTTTTACATGTGAGCTGGACGAGGAGCCAGCTCTTTTTGCGTGATCGGGCTGAGAGTTAATAAAGATTTGTATGAAATTTTTCTAATAATAATATATATTGGATAAATTTCACAATAAAATTCAAAATGATGTATGAATTTTCTGGCAATTAAAAAAGAATGTGTTATCATTAATGAAAGCGATTACATTTATGGTTGGAAGGAGTGATTTTCTTGGCAGATTATGATTTATTAGTCATTGGTTCAGGCCCGGGAGGCTATATTGCTGCAGAAGAAGCAGCAAAGTCAGGGCTGAAAACGGCTGTCGTTGACAAAGGTCCGGTAGGGGGGACTTGTTTAAATTCAGGTTGTATTCCCATTCAAAGCTATGTTCAAAATGGCCGCTGGGCCTTACAAAGTAAGCAACTGGCCAAATATGGATTAGCTCAAGTCAGTGATGACATTGATTTTAAAGTCTTAAAGACACGGAAAGATCAAGTCGTCCAGCAAAACCAGCAAGGAATCTTACAGATCTTTAAAAGCAATGGGATTGATTTTATCGAAGGTGAAGCAGTCTTTGTCAAAGATAAGACCTTTAAGGTTAATGATCAGACCCTTAGTGCCAAAAATGTTTTATTGGCAACTGGAAGTCGGGTTTTAGAACCAACAATTCCTGGAATTGAAGGGGTAGATTATTTGACCCATGAAAGCTTTTTCCACATGGAAGATTTACCTGAGCGTTTAGTGATTGTTGGGGCCAGCGAGCATGGGGTGGAATTTGCCTTTGCTATGGCTGCCTTGGGTGTCAAGGTAAGTCTGATTGAGGAAAAGGCAACCATTATTCCAAACCAAGTCAAAGAGGTACAAGACTATGTCAAAAAGCTATTCAAAAAACTTTCTGTAGAAGTGATTGAAGGAGTAACCATTGACCATCTTAGTCCGGACCAGGTCCATCTGAGTGATGGTCAAGAGATTGGCTTTGACCAGCTTCTCTTAATGATTAGCCGGCGTCCAGATTTGACCATGGTAAAGGATATGGGACTTGAATTGGATAAAAAAGGCACTTATTTAGCAGTTGATGAAAGCTATCAATCCAGCTCTCCAGGAATCTATGGTGTTGGGGACTTAATCGGTGGATGGCCATTTGCCCATGCTGCTAGCCATGAAGGTATCAAGGCAGTCAAGGCAATCCTAGGACAGGCTGAATATCCCCTTGATTTTAATGCTGTGCCTCGTAAGATGGCGGTTGACGTTGATGTTGAAAGTTTTGGTATGCATGAAGACCAAGCCCAAGAAGCTGGCTATGATGTGATTAGTCATCAGATTCCTTTCATGATGAATGGGGCAGCCGCTGCTCTGGATGAGAGTGAAGGCTTTGTCAATATAATTAGTGAAAAACAATATGGGCAGATTTTAGGGGGCTTGGTAGTTGGCCATGGAGCCAGTGAAATCATGCATATTCTCTTAGCAGTTTATCAATGTGAAGGCACGATTGATGAATTAGCCCAAATGGTCTTTGCCCACCCTACCTTATCGGAAACTATTGGAGATGTCGCTAAAGCATTGGTAAGAAAATATTAATGAGTTAAACAGAGACAATAGGAGGAATTCATTATGGTGAAAACACAAGAACAACAACAAGAGCAAAGACAAAGCTCCGGACAAGCCCAGTTTAAAGAACGGATGGCGACCGATATTAAAACTGCCTCTGATGTTGAAGTTAAAGCCATGAGTCCGGATAAGGCCAAGGCGATCTATAAAACGATGAACGAAATTCGAGACTTTGAGGATACTGTCCACCGTTTCTTTGCCCAAGGGGAAATCCCTGGCTTTGTTCACTTGTATGCTGGTGAAGAAGCTATTGCGAGTGGTGTTTGTGCCCACTTAACTGATGATGACTATATTACCTCTACTCACCGGGGCCACGGACACTGTGTGGCTAAGGGCGGCGACCTTAAAGGCATGATGGCTGAGATCTTTGGTAAAGAGACTGGTCTCGGTAAAGGTAAGGGTGGCTCTATGCATATTGCTGACCTCGATAAGGGGATCCTAGGAGCCAACGGTATGGTTGGTGGCGGATTCGGACTAGCGGTTGGCGCTGCTATGCGTAATAAATACCTAAAAACTGACTCAGTAGCTGTTTGTTTCTTTGGGGACGGGGCTTCTAATGAAGGCTTATTCCATGAGTGTTTAAATATGGCAAGTATTTGGCAATTACCAGTTATTTTCGTTAATGAAAATAACTTCTTTGCGGAATCGACCCCACAATGGTATTCATCCGGTTCGGAAACCATCGCTGAACGGGCAGCAGCCTACAATATGCCAGGAGTCCGTGTCGATGGAAAAGATTTGATGGCTGTTTATGAAGCAGCTGGTGAAGCTATTGACCGGGCGCGTCAAGGCGGGGGGCCAACATTAATTGAATGTGTGGCTTACCGAAACTATGGTCACTTTGAGGGTGACGAACAAAAATATAAAGCCCTCTCTGGTCCTGAAAAAGAATGGGCTGACCGTGACGCTATCCAAGTCTTTAAAGACTATGCCATTGAACATGGCTTGGCCAGTCAAGAAGAATTAGAAGAAATCGAAGCCCAAGCCAAACAAGATGTGGAAGACGCAGTGGAATATGCTAAAGAAAGTCCAATTCCGGCTGCTGAAAACCTATTAACCGATGTTTTCGCTGACTAATCTGAGGATTTAGCTGAGAGAGGAGACTTTAATATGAGTAGAGAAATTGCCTTTATGACCGCAATTAATGAAGCTTTAGACCAAGCCATGGAAAAAGACGACCGCGTTGTCCTCTTAGGAGAGGATATTGCGGGTGGTCGTGAAGTTGACCATTTAGCTGAAGAAAATGAGGATGCCTGGGGTGGCGTTATGGGGGTTACCAAGGGTTTGGGACCTAAGTACGGTTTAGATCGTGTCATTGATACCCCCTTATCAGAAATGGGTTATATGGCTGCGGCAGTCGGGATGGCCGCCACTGGTTTACGTCCTGTTCCTGAATTAATGTTTAACGACTTTATCGGTTTCTGTTTAGACTCCTTATTAGGCCAAGGGTCAAAAATGCGCTATATGTTTGGTGGTAAGGCACAGATTCCAATGGTAGTTCGGACCATGCATGGGGCTGGAGCGAGTGCAGCTGCCCAACACTCAGGCTCTTATTATGGGATCTTTGGTTCCATTCCAGGAATTAAAGTGGTTGTTCCTGCCACACCCTATGATGCTAAGGGCTTACTCTTAGCGTCAATTGAAGACAATAATATTGTGGTCTTTTCTGAAGACAAGACCATTTATGGCCAAAAGGGTGAGGTCCCAGAAGAATACTATACCATCCCAATTGGTAAGGCCAATGTTTACCGCCAAGGGGATGACTTAACCATTGTGACGATTGGTAAAATGCTCTTTGTAGCGGAAGAAGTTGCTGAACGTTTGGCTGAGGACGGTATTTCAGTAGAAGTCATTGACCTCAGAACAGTTGCCCCTTGGGACCAAGAAACTGTGATTGAATCAGTGAAGAAAACCGGTCGTCTAATTGTTATTGATGAATCCAACCCACACAATAATACAGCAACCGATATTGCCTCGGTGGTGAGTGACAAGGCCTTCGATTACCTTGATGGGCCAATTAAATGTATTTGTGCTCCTAACGTACCGGTACCTTTTGCGGTGAACTTGGAACAATTATATTTACCTGATGCCGATAAGGTCATTGAAGAAGCTGCTGAACTTATTGACGACTTAAGAGCATAAGGAGGCGGAAATATATGGCGACAGAAGTAGTAATGCCAACATTAGGACTCACCATGACAGAAGGAACTATCGAACAATGGTATGTTAAAGAAGGCGATGAAGTTTCTTCAGGGGACGTCCTAGCAACGATTAGTTCAGAAAAATTATCTGGTGATGTGGAAGCCCCAGAAGCAGGAACTGTGATTAAAATTCTAGCTGATGAAGGCGACACCCTAAAATGTAAGGCTGCCATGGCTTATATTGGGGAAGCCGGTGAAGTAGTAGAAGTTGAAGACTCAACTGAAGAGGCTAGTGAAACTGAAGCAGAATCCAGCTCCAGTAGCAAAGAAAGTCCAAAAGAAACAAGCAAGGATAAAACTGATAGCAAAGCACGCCAAGGAGCCGTTAAGGGCGACCGTATCTTTATCACTCCTGTAGCCCGTAAATTAGCTGAAGAAAAAGGCTATAATATAGAGGACATTCCAGGAACAGGTGGTAATGGTCGAATTACCCGTCGTGATGTCGAACGCTATCAACCTGAAGCTAAACCTAGCCAAGTGGCCACTAGTCAAGCTGGCCAAGGTTTACCAGGTATGCGGAAGACCATTGCTAAACGGATGGTCCAAAGCTTACAAACCACTGCCCAATTGACTTTACATCGTAAGGCAGACGTTACCCAATTAAGCAAGCTGCGCCAAGAAATTAAGTCTAAAGCTGACGATGGGGCAGCACTAGGCTGGACCACCTTAATTACCCGGGCAGCTGTTAAGGCCTTAGAAGAGACGCCTGAAATGAATAGTTGGTATCATGACGGTCAATGGGAGCAACACGAAGCGGTTCATATTGGAATGGCGACCGCAGTTGCTGATGGCCTAGTGGTTCCTGTCATTAGAGATGCCCAGGGGCTCAGTTTAAGTAAGTTAGGTGAAAAGATTAATGAAGTGACTAGCCAAGCCAAGGCTGGCCAATTACCAGGGGAGCTCTATTCAGGGTCGACCTTCTCCATTACTAATATGGGAGGACGAGGCGTTGAATACTTCACCCCAGTGATCAACCCACCAGAAGCAGGTATTCTGGGTCTAGGCGCCATCCAAAAAGAATTAGCCTTTGATGAAAACGGCGAAGTGGTAGAGTTAAGTAAATTCCCATTAAGTTTAACCTTCGACCATCAATTACTAGATGGTGATCCAGCTGGCGCTTTCTTAGACCTAATTGTTTCTTATCTAGAAAATCCTTATAGTTTACTGCTATAAGAATAAGCATAATGACTATTAGTTGAACAGAGATAATAGGAGAGGGCTGGGACAGGAGTCGCAGCCTTCTTCTTATTTATAGCTGAGTAAAGGAGGGGAAAAATGGTTAATCATAAAAAACGCTTAGCCGAAAATATTGAAGCGGCCTTAAAAGAAGCTGAAAATTTGGCTATTGAGAAAAAACATAAAAATATTGCAATTGCCCATGTTTTTAACTATTTAATTGAGGATCAAGATAGTTTTACCTATCGTTTTTTAAAGTCCTTGAATGTGCCAATGAAGGCCATGCAGGCAGAAATTAATCGCGAATTATCACGTTTAGGTAGCGATTATGGTAAAAATCTCAATTATGGCCAACAATTCACTAAACAAGTCGGCGACCTCTTCCAAGGGGCAGAAAATTACCGAGAAAAACGCCAGGCCAATGAAATCACTAGTCAAGACCTCTTAATGGCCCTATTCGACCTTAAAAACAACGAATTGACCCATTGGCTAAATAATTATGTTAACCGCGCCAGTGCCCATAAAAAATTAGCCGAATACCAGGAAAAGCGGACAATTGAGAGTGACGATATGAACTTATCCTTCCCCGCTATATCCAAGTATGCTAGGAATTTAAATGCTAGCTACCGGGCGGGTGAAATGGATCCCATTATCGGCCGGGAAAAAGAACTTGCTGAGATGGTACTCATCCTATCGCGGCGGACAAAGAATAATCCCCTCCTTATCGGGGAAGCAGGAGTAGGTAAAACTGCCTTAGTCGAAGGCCTGGTCCAGCATATTGAGGAAGCTAAGCTGCCTTCCAGTTTAAAGGGAACTATCGTCATGGCCTTAGATATTGGGGCCTTGATTGCAGGGGCTAAGTACCGTGGTGATTTTGAAGAACGCTTAAAAGCCGTCCTTGATGAGGTGAAGGCTTCACAGGGAAAAATTATTCTCTTTATTGATGAAATCCATACCATTGTGGGAGCTGGAAAGACAGAAGGTGCTATGGACGCTGGAAACTTACTCAAGCCTATGTTAGCTCGAGGTGAAATTCACTGTATTGGGGCGACCACCCATCAGGAGTATCACCAATACTTCGAAAAAGACCGCGCCCTTGATCGTCGTTTCCAACGGATATTAGTTGAACAACCGACTTTATTTGAGAGTCAGGCTATTCTCAAAGGCTTACAGGCCCAATATGAAAGCTACCACCACGTTTTTATAGAAGATCAAGCCATCGAAGCAAGTGTGACTTTAAGTGATCGCTACATGACTGATCGCTATTTACCGGATAAGGCTATTGATGTCTTAGATATTGCTTGTGCAGAAGTAAGTATGGTTCTTAAAGAAGCACCAGCTAGCTTATTAACTGCTAGACAAGACCGCTATGATTTGGAGCTGACTCTAGCTAATTCTCATCTCACTTCAAGCGGTCAGGATGATGAAGTAAACCAGGTCAAAGAGGATTTAGCCAGGGCCCAAGAAAAAGAGACTGCTTTAAATGACCAGTGGCAGGCAGAAAAAGCCTTGCTTAAAAACTGGCAAGATTACCGGCAAAAATTCTTTCAAGCCCACTTAGACCTGAAGCAGGCGCAAAAAAGCTTTGATAGTCGAGTGGTGAAAGTCTTAGAAGAGGAAAGCATTCCCCAGCTGGAAGAAAAAATCAAAAAAGTGAAGGCAGACTATCAAGCCGTCCTAAAAGATGGTGACCAGGCCCTATTAGATCCTTGGGTGAGAAAGAATGATGTCGCCAAGGTGATTGCGCGTCAAACCGGCATTCCTGTTGCCCAAGTGGCTGAAGAGGAACGGAAAAAATTAATGCACTTAGCTAGCCGTTTACACCAACGTATTGTCGGCCAAGACCCTGCTGTTCAAGCCGTTAGTCAGGCAGTGATTCGTTCTCGCGCTGATGTCCAAGACCCTAACCGCCCGATTGGTTCTTTCTTATTC
The nucleotide sequence above comes from Aerococcus urinae. Encoded proteins:
- a CDS encoding ATP-dependent Clp protease ATP-binding subunit — translated: MVNHKKRLAENIEAALKEAENLAIEKKHKNIAIAHVFNYLIEDQDSFTYRFLKSLNVPMKAMQAEINRELSRLGSDYGKNLNYGQQFTKQVGDLFQGAENYREKRQANEITSQDLLMALFDLKNNELTHWLNNYVNRASAHKKLAEYQEKRTIESDDMNLSFPAISKYARNLNASYRAGEMDPIIGREKELAEMVLILSRRTKNNPLLIGEAGVGKTALVEGLVQHIEEAKLPSSLKGTIVMALDIGALIAGAKYRGDFEERLKAVLDEVKASQGKIILFIDEIHTIVGAGKTEGAMDAGNLLKPMLARGEIHCIGATTHQEYHQYFEKDRALDRRFQRILVEQPTLFESQAILKGLQAQYESYHHVFIEDQAIEASVTLSDRYMTDRYLPDKAIDVLDIACAEVSMVLKEAPASLLTARQDRYDLELTLANSHLTSSGQDDEVNQVKEDLARAQEKETALNDQWQAEKALLKNWQDYRQKFFQAHLDLKQAQKSFDSRVVKVLEEESIPQLEEKIKKVKADYQAVLKDGDQALLDPWVRKNDVAKVIARQTGIPVAQVAEEERKKLMHLASRLHQRIVGQDPAVQAVSQAVIRSRADVQDPNRPIGSFLFLGPTGVGKTELAKALADQLFNDEEKIIRLDMSEYMEKHSVARLVGAPPGYVGYEEGGQLTEAVRRQPYAVILLDEIEKAHRDVFNLLLQILDDGRLTDNQGQVIDFKNTILIMTSNLGSDILLADMLQHKNSEISHEARQAVTKKLQEHFRPEFLNRIDDTILFSALSKEDMEAIVEKLLDQLKVRLSQQDIFISYQEGLKDCLAESAYQPEYGARPLKRFIRKHLETPLAERIISGQIQAQDQVTLSYDKDSEQVIFKVK